The Belonocnema kinseyi isolate 2016_QV_RU_SX_M_011 chromosome 10, B_treatae_v1, whole genome shotgun sequence genome has a window encoding:
- the LOC117181330 gene encoding uncharacterized protein LOC117181330, with product MISNTSLTPHQAQSTHAVSVMQISQKKSPLVLLTTAMVNVTTSSDHTKCVRALIDQGSEVSIISESLAQSLQLPRTRGPVVLLGVEESKWGTSRRSVNVVFSSSFDSGFKLQLQALVLPKLISKRPEHQISLEEWLHLTGLQSADPKFSGNAPIDLSLGVDVYAILIKQRLQKGPPGTPVAQDSVFGWILRGHTGNTSPLDSCTVNMSHCSKSEELFFDLQKFWDDSEGVPPKPFRTAEEEECEKIFQKTHSRTKDGRYVVHLPIKSDVTSLGDSYSAALRMLLHMEQRFKRDVHLQEAYAKFMEEYHQLQHMKTVNITADPRSISRSFLLAHHGVWRESSLTTKLRVVFNCSRRSSRGISLNECLYAEPKLQLNISDVLLL from the coding sequence ATGATATCAAATACATCTTTAACGCCTCATCAAGCACAATCTACTCATGCGGTTTCGGTAATGCAGATTTCTCAGAAGAAGTCACCGTTGGTTCTCCTGACAACAGCAATGGTCAATGTGACTACATCATCTGATCATACAAAGTGTGTTCGAGCACTTATAGATCAAGGCTCAGAGGTGTCGATAATCTCTGAGTCCCTTGCTCAAAGTCTCCAACTCCCTCGTACCAGAGGACCTGTTGTTCTCCTAGGAGTTGAGGAAAGTAAGTGGGGAACATCTCGTAGATCAGTCAACGTCGTTTTCTCATCAAGTTTTGATTCGGGCTTTAAACTTCAACTCCAGGCTCTTGTTCTTCCAAAGTTGATTTCTAAACGCCCAGAGCATCAAATTAGTCTTGAGGAATGGCTTCATCTCACTGGTCTACAATCAGCGGATCCGAAGTTTAGTGGAAATGCTCCGATTGATTTAAGTTTAGGTGTGGATGTctatgcaattttaattaaacaacgtCTTCAAAAGGGTCCCCCGGGCACTCCTGTAGCTCAAGATTCCGTATTCGGGTGGATTCTCCGTGGACATACAGGCAATACCTCACCGTTGGATTCATGTACAGTGAATATGTCTCATTGTTCCAAGagtgaagaacttttttttgaccttcaaaaattttGGGACGATTCGGAAGGCGTGCCTCCTAAACCTTTCCGGACAGCTGAGGAAGAAGAGtgtgaaaaaattttccaaaaaactcaCTCTAGGACTAAAGATGGGAGATACGTCGTGCATCTGCCCATTAAGAGTGACGTCACGTCGTTAGGAGATTCCTATTCTGCAGCTCTTCGCATGTTACTTCATATGGAACAGCGGTTCAAACGAGATGTTCATCTCCAAGAAGCGTATGCCAAATTCATGGAAGAATACCATCAACTTCAACATATGAAGACCGTCAACATCACTGCAGATCCAAGGAGTATCTCGCGGTCATTTTTGCTTGCGCATCATGGAGTTTGGCGTGAATCTAGTTTAACCACGAAACTACGAGTAGTTTTTAATTGTTCTCGACGATCAAGTCGAGGCATTTCATTGAACGAGTGTCTTTACGCAGAgccaaaattacaattaaatatttcagatgtctTGCTGCTGTAG